TCTCGAAAATTTCGATCTGCAGTACCTTGTCATCGGCAATGGTAAACTGGTCTAAAAGGAATACATTTTGCTCCATTGATTTTCCGCTAATTGCGTCTAATGGCTTGTAAATGCGTAACGGTATCATCGGACGTTCCTGTACTACGGTACGCTTGGCTACCTTTTTATCGACAACTTTGAAATTGATAAAGTCGATCTGAAACGGCACATTAGTACGGTTTCCAAGTGCCGTATGAAAGTAGTATTTACCGTTGTGGATGTAAATTCCTTTCAGTATAAATTGGATCCCAAAGCTTTTAGCCCCAATATGCTTTACGATACGCTTGTCGTTTTTGTAAATGGTTTCCAAAAGCAAACCCGCCAATGATGGAGAATTGCTGCCCAATTCTTCAAAAAGAACATCGTTTCCGCTGGCTTTATCCAACGTTTTCTGCATGGTTAACAGGTCATAACTTATTGCTTCGGGGAAGGAACTGTAATGCACATTGAAGCTGTAAAAACGTCCGTCATTGGTAATGACCGAAAAGTTCGTTTCGGGCTCAAATTCCCTTACCGACGCTTTTACACGCAATACGTTTTCCGCATCATCAGCTTTCCCGGCAATCAGGTACTCACTGCCCAAGTCCACATAGCGGATGGCAGTGGGGAAAATCAAATGTGAAGTTTTATCATAGGTAACTTCCATTTTGTAAGGCTCAATCTTGCCCAATGCAAGCACAGTTTTTGATTTTACACTGTCTTGTGCAAAAGACGTTACGGCCAGACTGATGCTCAGGGCAAATGCCACAAAGGTTTTAAAAAGATTTTTCATTGTTTTATTTATTTGAATTCAACATTATTGCTTGGAAACAAGCAAGACTTGGTGCCCTGCCTTAAGGGTAACTTTTGGTGTGCGAACCTTTTTGGCGAAATAACCTGAAATGCCCTGTACAACGCCACGGCTTAGATCAGCGGCAACCTGTTGTCCGGCAGATTGGGTAAGCATCAGGCTTGTTCCTGACTGCTGGCTCATATTACCTGCCATTTCTGTAAGGGCATTCATCTCGGGAGAGTACGGAACATACAAGCCCTGTTGTCCGTCCAGATCGTAAATGGTAATCTCAACAGGAATGATATTACCATCCAATTCGACAGAGGTTACTTTTAGCTGTAAACGACCACTCTGATATTTAGCATTTGCCGTCACAATAGTCCCTTTTGGAATAGCACGACTGGGCGTTTGGGCAGCTTCAAGCAGACGCAATCGAACTCCCGTATCGCCAATGACTGTTTGTGTTTCATCTACGCAGGCTTTTATACTGTTTTTGGGCTGTACCAATTGTTCGGCAGAACCTGCTGTATAAAATCCTCTGTTTCTTGTTTCGCTCCAATTGGCTAAAAAGGTACTGTCTGAAGGCTCACGGTGTAAGGCGGATACACTATTTTTTTTGGCTGAAGTGAACGATACAAAATGTTCTTTTTGCGTTGAGACTTTTGAAGATGGAGCTGCATCCTTGACAGGCACAACTTCCGGTGAATTAGCACCTGACGGAAGATACTTCGCCGCCATCTGATAGGACTTTTCCATCAATTCCAATTGGTCATCTACGGTTACAGCTTTAGGCATATCTTTTTCAACAAGCTTTTCCCTCAGTTCGTCCAATTGTCTGCGGAGTTCCATCGTTTCACGATTGTCATCCTGATAAAAAGAACCTAATGCAGCTTGTGCGTTCCGGTAGCTGTTGACTGTCGGGTTCTTGTCTTCACCAGATTTTTCGCTATCATAGTTCTCCTGCTTATCAATCGCCTGATCTGCTGGATCTTCTGTGTTATCGGTATTCCAATAATCAGAAAGTGTCGTTAATGAACTGCGTTTTTCTGCATCCTTCTGTTCCAGCATTTCCTGCTCATAAGCCTTTTGCTTGTCTGCCTGCATTCCAGCTTCGGTAGCCTCGGGAACAGCATCGTTAATACCGATGTTGTCGGTTTCCTTCTTGTCTTCTGACGGTTTAAAGATGAGGTACATACAACCAACGAAAACAATACCCATCAAGCAAAATATTAATGGTTTTTTCAATTTATCGTCTTTATTCTGCGTACTGTCTTGCAGTACCTCAGCGGTTGCCGCCGGGTTTCCTTCCGTAACCCGAACAACGGTCTTTTTGTTCTCATTTTCTTTCATAAATCCTATTTTTTAAAATTGTTGATAATGTGTCCTGCAGGACTGCAGGACGTTCTTTCTTTTTCAGGACAGGGTTTTCGATATGCCCAATGACCATATTGTTATCTGGCTTTCCGGCATCATACCACACTTTAAATAGTACTCCTGCTGTGAGAATTAGGTAAGCGACGAAAAAATACAGCGTGTATTGGTGCTGCTTCCTAATGGGCAACAGCCGCCATCGTTCATCGAGCCTGTCAAACCACTTGTCCATATTTGCTCTTAATTTTTTCATACTTCTCATTATTTAAGCTGTTACATTCTAAATCCTCTTTTTTGGGAAGAAAGCTGTTCATTAAGTTTTTCGGACACTTGGGCAATGGCTTCTTTCGATGTAGGAACTGACCTGGTGGTAAGATTTGTCAGTTCAGATTTATTTATTGAATCACCGTACTGGCCTTTTTTTTCAATATTCATTTTCTCTACATCGAAAAGACCGTTTTCATACTTTATCCACATATAACACTCGACATATGGCTTATCCTCACCATTCCATTGCAGGTAAGTTTTCAGCAGCAGCATGTTGGGCAGCCTTGGTTCATCTATACCTTTTCTGCAAGCTTCCAAAAACCTGCTGATGCTTTCTTTGATTTTGTCGCCATAAGCGGCTTGAGTTTGGAAGCTGCCATCGTATCCCTTATCGGTCAGGGTTTTTGCCAGTGTGTCTAAATCGAGTAATTGTTTCATAATCTTGATTTTTAGCGTTCGATGACCTCTATATCCTTGTTTTCTATTACCGCAAACTTTTCAATATTAAAACCTTGCGGATTGTTGTCTGAACGAACGGAGTTTACGAGATAACAGGAACTAATAAGGCTGCGTTTTGTCACATAGCTCGAACGGATGATAAACTGTTTGGCATAGGTACGGGCGGTGTAGGGATAGGTCTCGAAACTGCAGGACACACTATCTATTTCGATGCGCTGCTGCACATTACCCGATATAATACGGTTGTAATACCCTTTTT
The Flavobacterium humidisoli DNA segment above includes these coding regions:
- the traN gene encoding conjugative transposon protein TraN, which translates into the protein MKNLFKTFVAFALSISLAVTSFAQDSVKSKTVLALGKIEPYKMEVTYDKTSHLIFPTAIRYVDLGSEYLIAGKADDAENVLRVKASVREFEPETNFSVITNDGRFYSFNVHYSSFPEAISYDLLTMQKTLDKASGNDVLFEELGSNSPSLAGLLLETIYKNDKRIVKHIGAKSFGIQFILKGIYIHNGKYYFHTALGNRTNVPFQIDFINFKVVDKKVAKRTVVQERPMIPLRIYKPLDAISGKSMEQNVFLLDQFTIADDKVLQIEIFEKNGGRNQVLQVENSDLIRARLINDMHLKF
- the traM gene encoding conjugative transposon protein TraM, with product MKENENKKTVVRVTEGNPAATAEVLQDSTQNKDDKLKKPLIFCLMGIVFVGCMYLIFKPSEDKKETDNIGINDAVPEATEAGMQADKQKAYEQEMLEQKDAEKRSSLTTLSDYWNTDNTEDPADQAIDKQENYDSEKSGEDKNPTVNSYRNAQAALGSFYQDDNRETMELRRQLDELREKLVEKDMPKAVTVDDQLELMEKSYQMAAKYLPSGANSPEVVPVKDAAPSSKVSTQKEHFVSFTSAKKNSVSALHREPSDSTFLANWSETRNRGFYTAGSAEQLVQPKNSIKACVDETQTVIGDTGVRLRLLEAAQTPSRAIPKGTIVTANAKYQSGRLQLKVTSVELDGNIIPVEITIYDLDGQQGLYVPYSPEMNALTEMAGNMSQQSGTSLMLTQSAGQQVAADLSRGVVQGISGYFAKKVRTPKVTLKAGHQVLLVSKQ
- a CDS encoding nitrogen regulatory IIA protein, producing MKKLRANMDKWFDRLDERWRLLPIRKQHQYTLYFFVAYLILTAGVLFKVWYDAGKPDNNMVIGHIENPVLKKKERPAVLQDTLSTILKNRIYERK